DNA sequence from the Leptolyngbya sp. SIO1E4 genome:
CAACAAAGAATTAGAGAAGGAGAAGCTCCCGTTCAGACAGTCTGCTGTTCGCTTTCCAAGCTGTTGAAAGACATTAGACCGCTTGCATCAATCCTAAACGCCCCCTATAGCAAAGGGCAGAAATCAGAAGGCAGAAGGCAGAAATAAAAACCCTGCTGCATAAGGATTTCAGGAAATTCGACTGTCCTAACCAGCACTTCAGGTGTAATAAATCCCCTGATGCTGGAGGGACTTTTGACCCTTGATTGTGGGCATATACAGACTCTGAAAGAACAGTTTTTCCCAATTTTTGGGGACGGAAGGGAGCCTCATCTTATTTGCGAAAGAGGGAGGTTTACTATCGATCGAAAACGGTGACTTACTGAGTTAATTGGAAGAATCTGACATATCTAATTTTGCCTGCCCGCAATGGACAAGGTAGTTTAATTCACTCTCTAGCCACTCACTAAAAAGGCTATCTAATATTTGTGTCTGAATTTCAGGTGTTAACTGTGGGGAAACAAAGTCCTCAACCATCCATATTTCATACCCCTCCCCTGCCTTAAGAACACCAATGACGTCGCGCGGGTTAGCGCCAAAAATTTTTGCCGACAATTCAGCGTCAATCTGCCACCGAGATAATTTTCCTTCAAACCCACATGCAAGGCGCCTACTTTCATCAACATCATAGAGATGGGCTGCTTTAAAGAAGCTAATTTCTTCTTCTTCAATTTGATAAAAAATTTCTTGTGCTAGAGGTTTGTAGGGAACAACGATTCGATAGAGAACAGCTTGCTCATACTGAATTCTATTTTGGGCAAAGTAAGTTTCTATCTGTTTTCCAAATAGATGTTGGGCTAATTTTTGTGATAGCAAGCGATCGTAGATGCCTTGTTCCCAATCGTCTGGCGTGATCAGTTGATCCTCTAGCCAAGTGTAGGTTTGAGATGCATTTTCTAGCTTATTCTGATATCTAAACTGGTCTGCTTCAGACTGAATCTCTTCCGGAGAGACATCAATGCCATACTCCTTGGCAGCCTGAACAACAATCAACTTCTGTAGGATCTGCTGCTGAACGCTCTTAATTTTCATCTCATGCTTGAGATGCTCTACAACTTTCTCAGGATTAATGACAGAATCCGTTAGCCGAACCATTTTGTGTAACTAAAAGAGCCGATGTGCTTCTTTTGAAGATATCATTTCAGAAGCATTGAAATATGCCCATGATGTCAAAGTAATAATTCTTTGAATTGGCTTTCTGTAGCAGATGAGACAACGGTATTGCTATCTTCAAATGATGCTTTTGATATGCAAAAATCATCGCAATTTAAAGCAATCCTGCGAAATCAGCCTGCCTTGACGGATCTATCAAGACGTTATCAAAGCTTCTGCTGGCATTAATTTCAACAACGTTCAAAGTGATATCACTGAGATTAAAGGTTTCCAGTGTTTGTTGGCGATCGCCCTGACCGAAGAAAAGCTCTATCACGGCATCAACTGCCTCTAGAGTTCTCTCGTAGTTTTCAGGCAGAGAAGATAAATCTGCGGAGTGATACATCACTAATAAGTCTGGGTCATCGATGCTGACAAGGGTTGCATCTTCAAGAGTGCCGATGAGAAAGTCAGACACGTCTTCCCCAAAGGCATCTTCAAGAGTGCCGATGAGAAAGTCAGACACGTCTTCCCCAAAGGCATCTTCAAGAGTGCTGATGAGAAAGTCAGACACGTTTTCCCCAAAGGCATTCAACGTAACGGCTGTAACCTCTATCGGTAACTCGATACTATCAACGCCTGGGTGCTCGACAATCAAGGCTAAAGGGTCGTTTTTATTGACTATCAGCACAAAATTAGGCGGAATTTCTTCAGAATGAGTAACAGTGACAGAATGACTGCCAAGGAGATCGGCAAGCGATAGAGGATCTTCAT
Encoded proteins:
- a CDS encoding peptidylprolyl isomerase, whose product is MVRLTDSVINPEKVVEHLKHEMKIKSVQQQILQKLIVVQAAKEYGIDVSPEEIQSEADQFRYQNKLENASQTYTWLEDQLITPDDWEQGIYDRLLSQKLAQHLFGKQIETYFAQNRIQYEQAVLYRIVVPYKPLAQEIFYQIEEEEISFFKAAHLYDVDESRRLACGFEGKLSRWQIDAELSAKIFGANPRDVIGVLKAGEGYEIWMVEDFVSPQLTPEIQTQILDSLFSEWLESELNYLVHCGQAKLDMSDSSN